The genomic stretch GCGGGCCTACCGCGCGCCTGAGTCGCCTATCAGGCAGAGGTGCGCAGCATCAAATCGGCACCGGGAAGGATGCGGGCGGGAAACACGAGCTGGCGTTGGCTGGTGCGGAATTCCCCTCCCCTGTCCTCGCAGATACCTATCGCGTGGTATAGCCGCCGTCGACGACCAGCACTTCGCCGGTGACATAACTTGCCGCCGCCGAGCAGAGAAACAGCGCCGCACCCGCCACCTCTTCCGGCTGCCCGACACGCCCCATCGGCGTCATGTCCCGCCAGGTCGGGAACCAGTCGGGATTGGCGATGCCGCCGCGGGACATATCGGTCTCGATATAGCCGGGAGCAATGGCGTTGACGCGGATGTTCTCGGCGGCGACTTCGCTCGCCAGGCTCTTCGTCATCATATGGACCGCTGCCTTGGAGGCGTTGTAGGCGACCTGGTTCTGGGGAATGTTGGATACGATGCCGGAGATCGAGCCGATATTGAGAATGACGCCGCCGCCTTGGCGCCGCATGGGGGCAAGTGCTGCGCGGCAGGCGCGAAAGACGGCGTCGACATTGACGGTCATGATCTCGCGCCAGACGGCATCGGAGAAATCGCCGCTGTCGCCATGAATGGCAATGCCGGCATTGTTGACGAGGATATCGAGCCGGCCGGCTCGTGCCAGGGTCTCAGCAACGAGCACAGCGGCGGCGCTATCCTTCATCATGTCGGCAGCGATGAAGGCGCAATCGACGCCGGCCCTGGCGAGCCGGTCTTTCGCCGCCGCGCTGCGGGTTCGTCCGCTGATGATGACCTTGGCTCCCGCTTCGCCGAGTGCCTCGGCGATTGCCAGTCCGATGCCGCGCGTGCCGCCGGTGACAAGCGCCACCTGGCCGTTCAGGCGAAATCTGTCGAAGATCATGGCCGATTCCTTTCTGCGGTTGTAAGAGGGCCGGCACATCCCTCTCAGATGTCGGTGCTCTGCGGCAGAATGACGAGGTCGCGGATGGTGACGTTGCGTGGCCGCGTCAGCATGAAGAGTACCGCTTCAGCCACTTCCTTCGGCTCCATCAGACCGCCCGCAGCCAGCGCCTCATCGAGCTTTTCCTGCGGCCAGTCGCTGAGAAGAGCCGTAACAACGGGGCCCGGCGCAACGGCGCCGACCCGCAGGCCGTGTTTCGCCACCTGGCGCCTCAGCGTATGGACGAAGGCCTGGACCGCGTGTTTGGAGGCCGTGTAGATCGGTTCCCAGACCACGGGCACCATTCCTGCAACCGAACTCGTCAGGATGATGTCGCCAGTCTTGCGCCAGACCATGTGCGGCAGGACCGCATGCACCGAGCGAAAGGCGGCGTTGACGTTCAGATTGAGCATGCGGTCCCAGGCGTCAGGATCGCCGTCAAGCACCTCGCCGCCGATATAGGACCCGGCATTGGCGTGGAAAATGTCCAGCTGGCCCGCCTTCTCCAATATCGCAGGCATCATCTGCGCCACGCTTTTTGGCTCCAGGAGATCGACAACCAGCGGAATGGCCTTTGCGTCGAGTGTCGAGCAGATCTCCCGCAATGCCACTTCATTGCGGTCGATCAGCACGACGCGGGCGCCGGCAGCAAGCATGGTCCTGGCGCATTCCAGGCCGATCCCCGATGCCGCTCCGGTCACGGCCGCGACTTTTCCAGACAGGTCCTGTCCCATTTTCTTCCTCTGCTTTCCTGGTTTGTTTAGGCTCTGCCGTGCGTAATCCGCGATCGGCGTGCCAGCGAGTCGACGATCACGGCGATTGCAAGAACGGCCCCCGTGATCATGTAACGAAGCGATGACGACAGATCGAGGAGCGTCAGACCGCTCGCGATCGACTGAATGACGATGATGCCGAGAAGGGCCGAATAGGCGCTGCCGCGCCCGCCAAACAGGCTCGTGCCCCCGATGACCGCCGCAGCGATGGCGTTGAGATTGACGTCGCCGGTGCCGGCCTGCTGACTGGCCGTCGCCAATCGCGCCGCCGAAAGCACGCCGCCGGTCGCAGCCAGCAGGGCGCACATGACGAAGGCGCTCGCATAAATACGCGGCACGTTGATGCCCGAGCGGCGGGCCGCCTCCCTGTTGCCGCCGACGGCATGCATGGAACGGCCCCACCTGGTGCGCGTCAGCGCATAGTTCATCGCCGCGACGAGGCCGACGAAAAGGCCGAACATCCAGGGGATGCCGCGCGATTGGTTGAGATAGAACGCCACCGCTTCCAGCGCGACGGTGATGATGGCGGCGCGCAGGAGCAACCCGCCGGCCGATTTCGACGAAAGTCCGGCAGCCCGCCGCCGCACCGCTGTGCGGTAGCTGGAGAAAAAGAAGGCAATGCCGGCAAGCGCAATGAGCGCATAGGAGACCGGGTCCGGCATGACCATGATCTGCCCGAAATTCACGAGCCACGAGCCATAGGTCAGATTGATCGAGCCGGTCGATCCGAGAATAAAGAGCTGCAGGCCGAGAACCGCGAGCAGTCCTGACAACGTGGAGACGAAGCTCGGCATGCCGAAGCGGTTGAAGAGGAAAGCGTAGAGCGAGCCGATAAAGGCGCCGACGGCCATGGCGGCAAGGATGGCCAGCATCACCGGCCAGCCCTGATTGACCCAGAAGACGCCGACGAGCGCCGAGGCAAAGCCGCTGACCGAGCCGACGGAAAGATCGATCTCCCCCACCATCAGGATGCAGACGATGCCGAGCGAGATGACGCCGACCGTCGAGCAGTCGAAGAGCATGTTGACGAGATTGGCGCTGGAGAGAAACACCGGATTGAGCGCCTGGAAGACCGTCCAGATGATCGCCAGGCCGACAATGACCGGCAGCGAGCCGAGATCGCCGGAGCGGATGCGATCCCAGAAGGCGCGAATCCAGCCGGCAAGGCCGTCGTCATGGCGCACTCTCTCGTCGCGCCGGTCGAGAAGCGCGGGTGCTGCCGGCTCGTTCTCAATCGTCTTCATCATGGCCTGCCCTCCTCGTTATGCTGGCCCTGTGCCTTGCGGCGCATTGCCCGGCGGGAGACGGAATTGTTGGATGCGCCGGTAATGGCGCTGACCAGTTCTTCGTTGGATGCATCGGGCGCGAAGGTGCCGTTGTTGCGGCCGAGCCGAAGCACGACAATGCGGTCTGCGACGGCCCGCACATCCTCCATGTTGTGGCTGATCATGATAACGCCGAGGCCACGTTCACGCACGCGCTCGATCAGATCCAGGACTTCGGCGGTCTGGGCGACGCCGAGTGCGGCTGTGGGTTCGTCGAGCATGATCAGTTTCGGCTCGAGCAGCAGCGAGCGGGCGATCGCCACGGTCTGGCGCTGTCCGCCGGAAAGCGAGGCGACCGGCTCGCGCACGCTTGGTATGCGGGCGGAAAGTTCGCTGAGCAACTTCCAGGCGCGGATCTCCATGGCGACCTCGTCGAGCTGAAGGGGGTTGAGCTCCTTGCCGAGAAAGATATTGGCGACGACGTCGAGATTTTCGCAAAGCGCCAGATCCTGGAAGACCGTCGCAATGCCGAGATCGAGGGCGGCGCTGGGGCTCGACAGATCTGCCTGATTGCCCTCGAAGAGAATGGTGCCCGAGCTAGGTTGATGGACGCCGGCCAGGATCTTGACCAGCGTTGATTTGCCGGCGCCGTTGTCGCCTACCAGCGCCACGACCTCGCCGGCATGCACATCGAGCTCGATGTCGGTCAGTGCCGACACCGCTCCGAAATTCTTCGAAATTCCGCGCAGGCTGAGGACGGGCTGGCTCGAGTCAAAAGTGTGAGAGGTTGCAGACATCGGCTGGCCTTTCGAAAGAAGCAAAAATCGGAAGCGCGACCCGAAGGCGATCGCGCTTCCCCTGCGGATTACTTGATGATGCCGAGCTTCTTGCAGCCTTCGGCGTACCGGCCGGTGCACAGTTCCTCGGCGGTGTTGATCTTCTTGTCGATGATCTCGGCCTTCAGGTTCTCGGCCGTGACGACGGCCGGCACGAACAGCTGCGCCGGCGTGTCGTACAGCGTCATCTCGGCCTTGACCGTTTCTCCTGCCAACAGCTTCACGGCAACATTTGCAGCGGCAGCGGCGACGATTTCGCTCGGCTTGGAGATCGTGTTGTATTGGTCCCCTGATATGATGAGCTGCAGCGCGGCGATCGTCGCGTCATTACCGGTGACCGGCGGCACGGGATCGACACCGGCTGCCTTGAAGGCCGCGATGGCACCGCCGCCGGTGCCGTCATTGGCCGCGACGACGCCGACGATCTGCTTGCCGAAACGGGTGATCTGCCCCGCGGCCCATTGCTGGGCATTCGCCGGCTGCCAGTTCGGCGTGTCAAATTCGGCAAGCGTCTTGTAACCGCCGCTTGCGAGCCCTCGTGAATGCCGTCCTTGATCAGCCCGGCAGCGGCATCCGTCGGCGAGCCGTTGATCTGCAGGATGCCGCCACCATCGGTCGGCACGTTCTGAGCCTTCAGATGCTGGACGAGCGATTCCGCGATCGCCTTGCCAATAGCCTTGTTGTCGAAGGAAACGTAGAAGTCGGCCTTGCCTTTCGGGATCGGCCGGTCATAGGCGATGACCTTGACACCCTGGCTCTGGGCGAGCTGGACGAGAGAGGCGGCCGCTGCCGAATCCACCGGATCGAGAACGATGACTTTGGCACCCTGGGTGATGGCCGAATTGAACTGTTGTTGTTGTTTGGCGATATCGGCATCGGCATTCTGATAGATGACCTTGCAGGATGCGCAAAGCTTCTTCATTTCCGCGACGAAGCCGGGATGATCATGCTCTTCGTAGCGCGTCGAACCCTGGTCGGGCATCAGGAATGCGACCGTCGCATCCGCAACGGCGCTTTGCGCGAAAGTGGACGTGCCGACCAGCAGCGACAGGACAAGCGCTGCGCCTGCTGTTTTCATCGAGAATTTCATCATTTCCATCTCCTCCCATTGGAAAAATTGTGTAGCTCGGTGATTGCTCCGTTCTGCCATGCCGTTCGCTTGATTGAGCGACGGCGCCTGTCCCGGCGACCCCGTGGTTTTCAGGACAAGACTCTTCTATCGCGAGCGGCTCGTCGCGCGCTCGCGTTCAACCCATGTCAGTTTTGATTCCTCCTCCCTGTCCTCCCTGAAGCTGCCGTCGGCGCAGCCTATGCTGCCTTTGCCACGTTGATGTTGTCGCCGACCAGTCGTCGGAAGCGCGAAGGCGTCATGCCTTTTTCCGCGAGAAACTGCCGGTTGAAGTTGGAAAGATTGTTGAAGCCGACCTCGAAGCAGATGTCGGTGATTGATGCATGGTCATCGCTCATCAGGATCTGGCAGGCGAGATTGATGCGCAGCCGCTTCACATATTGGACGAGCGACATGCCGGTATGGCGGCGAAAGGCGCGTGAGAAGGCGCCGGTCGATTGTCCGGCGATCGCAGCGAGATCGGCTTCGTCGAAGGATTTGGTCAGGTTTTCCCTGATATAGGCGAGCGCCTTGTTGATGCCGGCCGACATGTAACCCGAGGGATCGGGCAGATAGCTCGGACTGGCGAGAAGCTGCGCATCCTGCGCGCGGCTGAGCAGGCCGACCATCATCACGAAGAGCTCGATGCGCCGCACGCCTTGCGCCTGCTGCACTTCGTTCATCAGCGGTGCCACCTGTCGGCTGGTATCGGCGCCAAAGAGCACGCCACGACGGGAGGCCTCAAGAACGGTTTCGAAAGAGCTGAGTTCGGCGAGTACCTTCATCGTATCGCTGATGAAATTCTCGCTGAACTGGATGAGCTGGCATCGCAGCGGAATGCTCGATTCTTTCGGCACGTCGCTGATCCAGTTATGAGGAAGATTGGGGCCGGCAAGCACGAGATTGCCCGGCTCGAACTCGCCGATGAAATCGCCGACGAAATAGCGTCCGGTTGTCGCCACGACGAGATGCAGTTCGTATTCCGGATGAAAATGCCAGCGGACCGTATGATAGGGATAGCCATGCGCCTTGGTTGCGAATGATTCGCCCGGCCGGATCTGAACGACTTCCAAGTCAGGTTCCATAGGTCCTCCTCCGAAGACGGGTTCCAAGCCGACCCGCCAAAATTCCGTTTTGGCTTTATTGTTGGAAGGGAGTGTAGAGGGCTCGTTTCATGCCCGCCACCACGATTCCCGGTTCTAACCGATACTTTTTTGACGATTGTCGTTGCGCAGCCGGTGTAAAAGGACGGCGGAAATCCGCATCGGGCATCGTGCAAGCACGGATTTCAGGCAGCAAGCGCGGCGATGACGTTTCTTACCAGAGCTGCGGAGGATAAGCGGCTCGTGGCACAGCTCGGGGCGCCGATGGCGCCGACGCGCACGGAAACCCCGCCGCGCGCATTGGCGATCGCAAACATCGACTCGTCGGTCAGATCATCGCCGATGGTGATCGGGCAGCGGTTCTTGAAAGGGTCGGACTGGAAAAACCGCTCCAGCGCATCGCCCTTGCTCGACCGTGCCGGACGCAGCTCGAACACCATTTTGCCGAGCTGCAAGGCCCAGTTCGGTCCGGCGAGCTCCGCATAGTGATGCATGCGCTCTTCAAGAACCTTTTCATATTCGGGTGCCAGGCGGTAATGGGCGGCAACGGCCGCCCCCTTATCCTCGATCAGGACGCCCGGATAATGCTCGGCTTCCGCGGTCAACGCGTGTTTCAGCGCCTGGAATTCGGGCGTTGCCTCGAGCGTATGCATGCCGGTGGCGCTCCTGATTTCCGCGCCGTGAAGGCCTGCCGTCGGAAAGGCAAAGGGCTTGAACAGCGCGTCCGCATAGGCAAGCGATCGCCCGGTGACCAGCGCCAAGGCGCCGCCCAGCTTGTTCGACAGGCGGTGAAGTTGTTCGGGAAGAGCCTCCGGGACCTCGATCGCATCCGGCGTCGGTGCCAGATTGAGCAGCGTTCCGTCGATATCGAGAAACATTGCCCAGCGGTCCGGCTCTTCCAGCACCATTGAAAGCATTTCCTGGGTAGCGGCGTCGTCCTGCACTTTATTCTCCAACTCTGTAATTTCATTGAAGCTAGGTCGCCGGCGGACGAGGGCAAGATGAGTTTTCAGCCTCCGGAACATCCCGAGGCTGGCCAGCGTTTTATTCTGCCGCCCGTTCGGAAAGGGACATTGATGACCAAACGCAATCCGGAGCCCCGTAACGGGGCGAATGCCCCATTGGCGCATGGCGCGATGGTTCTGCCCTTGGTGACGATCGACGACTACAACAACGAGCTGCGTGACAAGAACGGTTTTGTTGGCGACAACGCCAACAAGAAGACCTTCCAGCAGAAGCTCGACGATTGGAGAAAACGCATCCGCAAGTTCGGAGATGATCCGATCGGGAAGGTTGCGACGGCCAAGCTCTCCAGGAAAAAGATCGAGGCTCTCCTGAAGGGAGACGATATGGAGGCTGCGGCGCTGGTGATGGGCGCGGTGGAGGATTTCGCGCGGGACTTCGCCGAAGTGATCAGCAAGTTCCTCAAGGACGAGCGCTGGTCCAAGACCGAGCGCATCGTCGTGGGCGGCGGCTTCAGGCAAAGTCGCTTCGGGGAACTGGCGATCGCCAGGACCATGGTTATTCTCAAGGCGGCGGGGATCAACATCGAGCTTGTGCCGATCGTCCACCATCCCGACGAGGCAGGGCTGATTGGATCCGTCCATCTGATGCCGCCCTGGATGTTCAAAGGCTATGAGGCAATCCTGGCCGTCGATATCGGCGGCACGAACGTGCGCGCCGGCGTCGTCAAGTTTGGAAGGGAGAAAACAACAAATTTCGCGGATGCGAGCATCTGGGAATCGGCCATCTGGCGCCATGCCGATGACGAGCCTAGTCGCAGCGCAACGGTAGAGAAGCTGGCGGCGATGTTGCAGGATCTGATCGACAAGGCCGAAAAGGCCAATCTGAAGCTCGCTCCGATCATCGGGATCGCCTGCCCGGGCATCATCAAGGCCGATGGTTCGATCGAACGCGGTGGGCAGAACCTTCCGGGCGGGAACTGGGAAAGTGACAGCTTCAACCTTCCTGCCGCATTGATGAAGGCCATTCCTGAGATCGGGGACCACAGCACATTCGTGATGATGCACAATGACGCAGTGGTGCAGGGATTGTCGCAGATCCCCTTCATGAGGGACGTATCGAGATGGGCGGTACTGACCATCGGCACCGGCCTGGGCAATGCGCATTTTACCAATCGCGAGGGGAAGAAGGAGCGATAGGGCGGTTCGGGCCAATCTCCGACCGGTTGCCGGACTATGGTAAATAGTCGGTAAACAACGAGGAAATCTGCAGGCGGAAGCAAAGTCGCCCGTAGGTTCCGCTAGATCGATTGGTGAAAGTCGTCAGGTGGTCGTGCCACGCCA from Rhizobium lentis encodes the following:
- a CDS encoding helix-turn-helix domain-containing protein, producing MEPDLEVVQIRPGESFATKAHGYPYHTVRWHFHPEYELHLVVATTGRYFVGDFIGEFEPGNLVLAGPNLPHNWISDVPKESSIPLRCQLIQFSENFISDTMKVLAELSSFETVLEASRRGVLFGADTSRQVAPLMNEVQQAQGVRRIELFVMMVGLLSRAQDAQLLASPSYLPDPSGYMSAGINKALAYIRENLTKSFDEADLAAIAGQSTGAFSRAFRRHTGMSLVQYVKRLRINLACQILMSDDHASITDICFEVGFNNLSNFNRQFLAEKGMTPSRFRRLVGDNINVAKAA
- a CDS encoding SDR family NAD(P)-dependent oxidoreductase → MIFDRFRLNGQVALVTGGTRGIGLAIAEALGEAGAKVIISGRTRSAAAKDRLARAGVDCAFIAADMMKDSAAAVLVAETLARAGRLDILVNNAGIAIHGDSGDFSDAVWREIMTVNVDAVFRACRAALAPMRRQGGGVILNIGSISGIVSNIPQNQVAYNASKAAVHMMTKSLASEVAAENIRVNAIAPGYIETDMSRGGIANPDWFPTWRDMTPMGRVGQPEEVAGAALFLCSAAASYVTGEVLVVDGGYTTR
- a CDS encoding sugar ABC transporter permease, whose protein sequence is MMKTIENEPAAPALLDRRDERVRHDDGLAGWIRAFWDRIRSGDLGSLPVIVGLAIIWTVFQALNPVFLSSANLVNMLFDCSTVGVISLGIVCILMVGEIDLSVGSVSGFASALVGVFWVNQGWPVMLAILAAMAVGAFIGSLYAFLFNRFGMPSFVSTLSGLLAVLGLQLFILGSTGSINLTYGSWLVNFGQIMVMPDPVSYALIALAGIAFFFSSYRTAVRRRAAGLSSKSAGGLLLRAAIITVALEAVAFYLNQSRGIPWMFGLFVGLVAAMNYALTRTRWGRSMHAVGGNREAARRSGINVPRIYASAFVMCALLAATGGVLSAARLATASQQAGTGDVNLNAIAAAVIGGTSLFGGRGSAYSALLGIIVIQSIASGLTLLDLSSSLRYMITGAVLAIAVIVDSLARRSRITHGRA
- a CDS encoding ATP-binding cassette domain-containing protein, translated to MSATSHTFDSSQPVLSLRGISKNFGAVSALTDIELDVHAGEVVALVGDNGAGKSTLVKILAGVHQPSSGTILFEGNQADLSSPSAALDLGIATVFQDLALCENLDVVANIFLGKELNPLQLDEVAMEIRAWKLLSELSARIPSVREPVASLSGGQRQTVAIARSLLLEPKLIMLDEPTAALGVAQTAEVLDLIERVRERGLGVIMISHNMEDVRAVADRIVVLRLGRNNGTFAPDASNEELVSAITGASNNSVSRRAMRRKAQGQHNEEGRP
- a CDS encoding SDR family oxidoreductase, which encodes MGQDLSGKVAAVTGAASGIGLECARTMLAAGARVVLIDRNEVALREICSTLDAKAIPLVVDLLEPKSVAQMMPAILEKAGQLDIFHANAGSYIGGEVLDGDPDAWDRMLNLNVNAAFRSVHAVLPHMVWRKTGDIILTSSVAGMVPVVWEPIYTASKHAVQAFVHTLRRQVAKHGLRVGAVAPGPVVTALLSDWPQEKLDEALAAGGLMEPKEVAEAVLFMLTRPRNVTIRDLVILPQSTDI
- a CDS encoding ROK family protein; this encodes MTKRNPEPRNGANAPLAHGAMVLPLVTIDDYNNELRDKNGFVGDNANKKTFQQKLDDWRKRIRKFGDDPIGKVATAKLSRKKIEALLKGDDMEAAALVMGAVEDFARDFAEVISKFLKDERWSKTERIVVGGGFRQSRFGELAIARTMVILKAAGINIELVPIVHHPDEAGLIGSVHLMPPWMFKGYEAILAVDIGGTNVRAGVVKFGREKTTNFADASIWESAIWRHADDEPSRSATVEKLAAMLQDLIDKAEKANLKLAPIIGIACPGIIKADGSIERGGQNLPGGNWESDSFNLPAALMKAIPEIGDHSTFVMMHNDAVVQGLSQIPFMRDVSRWAVLTIGTGLGNAHFTNREGKKER
- the otsB gene encoding trehalose-phosphatase yields the protein MTELENKVQDDAATQEMLSMVLEEPDRWAMFLDIDGTLLNLAPTPDAIEVPEALPEQLHRLSNKLGGALALVTGRSLAYADALFKPFAFPTAGLHGAEIRSATGMHTLEATPEFQALKHALTAEAEHYPGVLIEDKGAAVAAHYRLAPEYEKVLEERMHHYAELAGPNWALQLGKMVFELRPARSSKGDALERFFQSDPFKNRCPITIGDDLTDESMFAIANARGGVSVRVGAIGAPSCATSRLSSAALVRNVIAALAA